The Gossypium hirsutum isolate 1008001.06 chromosome D03, Gossypium_hirsutum_v2.1, whole genome shotgun sequence genomic interval atatatcaatatatgtaaaaacaattttttcgaaaaatatttccagaaaatctgccaaacagctgaaaatattttacatagattcaatcaaacaccagaaaatattttccagtaaatcattttacagaaaagtaaaacattttcccgaaatcattttacggaaaatattttactggcaatcaaacagaccctaaattaaataaataaaaattgtcaGTATATTAAATGTGAAGCAAATATGAATATCATAATGTGTATATTAAAAATGGACTACAAAGTTGGGTGAACCAAGAAGCAAAACATGTAAATTAAGTGTAACAGCATATCTCATATTGCAACAAATTATATTACATCGACAATGCATGTATCTAAAAGATCACAACACCCTTCCCATATAATTAACTTGGAGAATTATTAATGACAACACTAAATCAGTAGTCCAGAAGATTGAAAAGAGCCAAACAATTGCTGGTCAATTTGGCAAGATTCAGCACTTTCTTTTTTATTGTATTCTTAACAGCTTTGCTGACTTTCTGGCCATCAAATTCATCCGTGCAAGTGTACTCATCCGTCAAGGCAGCGCTCACCCAAGTTTTTAAATCGCTCATCTCATCAGCCTTGTGATCCGAGCCTTGTAAATTAGCCAATGCCTTCAAGGAATTCTCCAGCTCGTAGATTGCCTCACCTGTAGTTTCAGCACAATCGTTGATGATTTGTTTCTCGGACGGACTCAATCCCTTCATTTTCGACAAGGAATCTATGGATGAAGATGCATTGTATGTGGCGTTTAGAGTGAAGGACAAGGCAATGCTGCAAAGCTTGTTAGTATCTGTTTTAATGGCGGATGCACTGGGGGAGAGAGCTTTGTAGCAAACTTTGGGATATGTGGTTGAATTGCAGGcagatttgataaattttttgtaAGTTTTGAGACAAGCTTTGTTAGTAGTAGCGGCTGAGACAGTTTGCATGGAAGTGGAcatgagaagaagaagaatggaAAAGCAAAATATGAAGACTAATGGGAAAGAGGAGCTTGACATTGTGAAACTTTGAACTTCGTTTCTACTTAGATTTCTATCTTGTGTTTTGGTGACGGTGCGTGGAATTATAGATCATTACTTATAGGCAAAATAAGAATAATTTCAGGTGAGGGGACCctgattaatgttttaattaattggTTTTTATTTGTTAGCACCagcaataaaaatattttgcttCTTGATACGTCCTGTTGTTATCGACTGTATGTCTGTTTATTAAAATGGGATGTCAATTAGTTTATGATAATATTAAGAGTATAAATCAAACTACAAAAAGAGGATTAGAACGTGTAAATGACATAAACTATAATAGATGCTGAGGTTGTCTACATTTCACTCTcccacatatttatttatttattactattatgtATTATGGATATAAATAATTAGTTGTCCAACGAAAGATACGCGACAGCAGCCAACATTTACATTTAAGCTTTCTAACTCCCATTCTTACGTATTTAAACACGCATGAACGCGGGTTTCCTAACATTTTAGTTTTATGAATCTATTTCATCTTAATTTAAAGTTggtaacttatttaattttatatcaaattatttgaTAGGGTTTAAGGGTGTAAAAGTCtctcaaatatttaaaaataataattaaattccgcttttttttgcactcagttgagcacttaaacttttaaaatgcatcaaaaaagcccacaaacttcttcaaaaaaaagcaattaagcccctactttttttcactcgattcggtATTTGacctttcaaaatgcataaaaaagacccccaaaatttttcaaaaaagcaattaagcccctactcttactaaaaattataaataatattaaataataaattttagaaaaattattaaattttaataaaaatataaaatatattaaaaattagaatttttttaaataaatcgtaaaagaataaaaaattataaaatgttataaaaatcataaaaaattaacaacccctagttttttttttcaattaaagtcatcacgTGTCGTAACACGGTGTGACATGTggcaaaatgataaaaaaaataaaaaacaataaaagttatagaaaaattataaaatgtttcttttggtacgataatttttagaaaaaaattttacgaaatttatatttctttacattttgtataattttcttacgactttgtaaaatgttatatttttttatatttctatacattttataattttttatgatttttataaaattttacaatttttttttacaattttacaattttttttctaatttttaatatttgaatttttttattaaaatttaataatatttatagcttttattgattttaattttttctaattttttttctaatttttaataaaagaaggggcttaattactttttttgaaaaattttgagggtctgtttgatgcattttgaaagttcaagtacccaattaagtgcaaaaaaagtatgggcttaattgctttttttaaaaaggtttgagggcctttttgatgcattttgaaagttcaagtatctAAATGAGTGCGAAAAAAAATAggggcttaaattttttttttgtgaaaaagtttgagggctttttgCACCCTTAATCCAATAAAAAAGTTTATCATAAATTTATGGCATAATTTCTTATGTAACtctctaattttacaaaaaaaaatcattttagtctttcatttaattttttgtctcttttagctCTTTAACTTACATTATTTGTCAAATTACCTcaattaatgtttattaacttTGTTGATCCAGGtctacaattaattaattttaaaacgtttaaaaatatttttgaaaaagactttttaatacttttaataatttttaatttaaatttttataaaattttaaataattttgaaaatgaatgattgataagcaaagttaacaaatggtaacttttctatctttttttttgtgtgattTGAGAAACAATACAAATTAAAGTAGTGAAAGAAACGAAAATTTAAATAGAGAAGTAAAATGAATTTTTAGATATAaagttaaaaattgaaataagttATTATGGTTGTGCTGCGtatcttaaaaattaataaaaagagaTAGCATCGGTTAGTATAGTAAAATTAAGAGAAAGAGAAGAAAGGCTCTGACTCCAATTCCCTATTAAATAACTCTATATTTGTGAAATCCATGTTATTGTAAAGATGAAGGTAAAGCACTGGAGACAAgttcaagaatatatattttgtatcccaccaatatagttgtcctaattgaaaacatgaaaagCATTACTATTTTGTGGGAATGAATTAGCATAAAACTTGAGATgcgaatttgaaattttattacatttgtaatattttatttataaaggGAGGAAAACAAAAGAATCAGTTTAGCACCGGATTAAAAGGATCGTGGGGGTGATGTCGtctattgaattttttagaaaagaaacaaACTTTATATTCCATGCCCAttttactaagctttattctttgctatgatttattatatattaaaatatgagcTTTTAAGCTTTCTACGTAAGTGGGCATTAAAAGTTTCCACCCTTTGATGATCTTACTTGGGGATGGAGCACTTTAGTAAAAGTAAAGGATACATGTGCttcaaagttaatttttttttttaattatgccTTCTACGCGAGTAACTCGTGAATGTGCTATTTTGCAATATTTTATTTGGATATAGCAAAGTTTCTAACCTTGCTAGAAAAACCGGAGTCAAGTGGGTAGATGCTAAAATGTTCATGGTCTACAAGCAAATTAATGACTTGGTGGTACAAAAGAGGTATTTGCTCCGATGACCAACATATCGAAAGAGGAACCTAAAACCTTTCAGTGTCACGATAAACGAGGAATTTGAAGAAGATCCTATAGAGGAAGGAGAGAAGGGACAGTCTAAACCAATGCATATTTGGGATGAGCGCGAGGAGGTGGAGGAGAACAAAGAAGACGAATGGGTTGAAAGTGATATAAAGTCGTTGGAGTGGAAACATGATGTTTCTTCTCTAATTCCATACGCTTTGGatccaattatttaatttttttttaaaaaattagttttaataGTTTAACgggatcattttcattttcatttcttctttgtttattttgtttgtttttctttttattttttcatcttAGGTATCAACCTCACTTGAGAGAGCATCTTCATGATGCATCAAGTCAAGCAAAGATAAGACAACTCGGATAAATTTTTTAAGAGCTTAAATAGGGAAGAATCCTCTTCTTTGCTTGGCACATTAGATACaatattcaattaattaactctatttttttttgcatatttttcaaaaatttaattatgtttcttGCATATAGTTTGCATATACTTAGTTGTTTTCTTTGAATTGAAGACATTTTTGTGGTTGCAAACTAGGTgatatatgaatttatttgattgaATGTGTTTTAGAAGCATGCTATGTTTTGTTTATAGATGAGATTTAGAAATTCAATAATTGGATTGTATTAGAATCTCAAATGCTtcgttttgaaatttttattgacTAATTTTAGATTTTATGTATTTTCTTTGATTCGCATCATAACCGAGTGTAAATAGatgttgaattttatttatatatttagttGTGATTTTAGAATTCATTCTATAATTCCTTTTAAACATAAGTAGTTCTAATTAATGCATGATAGAGaaaattctaagttttttttttctttggattaGTTGAGCCTTCAAATTAACGCCGCATAATTTCCCTTTGAGCCTATGGTATTTCTtgcttcatcttttttttttttttacgagtCTATAGAGTTTAAAGTTCTAACTCTACCTTGTTTTTTTAGCTGTTCAATGTGCTTCATTTTTATAAGCAAAGTATTAATAAATTAGGTAGGAACATCTTGATGAAGAATAGGTGAGAAAAAGACTAAAGCatacttattcttatttcttttttgctttgttgaaaaattcaagaaaaagaaaaagaaagaattgaagAAGAAAGGTAGTTAGATGAAATAGAAAATTCAAAGTATTAAAGTATGTTTTACCCTTCTATAATGGACAAAAAAAAAGGGGGTtgagttgaaaaagaaatatattaagtGATTATTGGGGGAGATAAGACATCTATGATTTGTACTCTTTTTATATGCTTGAGCTTATGATTTTTTATATGCTTGAGCTTAGGTTGAGTCATTTGTTGCGAATttcttgatttattatattttaacttaaatttcgTCACATATTAATGGAATCAATTTAAGGGTGAAAAgacaagtaatgaaattattagtTCAGTGCAActatttactctctttttttcaaTAACTATTTATTTATTGGTTATTACTTTTCAATGTCCTAATAAGATTGCACACATATATGTACTAAAGCTttagtgttttaatattttctaattatgtgaattttttttaaaattgtttgtgCATAGATGGCATtcttttttaacatatattttgtaTTCACATCGTTGTATTCTCTTCATTAATGGATGCTAAGTATCTTATGTTGCATTTGCATTTATGTTTAGTGTTTTGTTTTGCTTGAAACAAGTAAAAGTTGAAGTATGGGGTAGGATGAGTGTTCATAGTATCTGTAATTTTAGGCCCACTTCACTTAGATTTTAGTTTCTTAGTAAAATATCATGTATTTAGAGTTAATATAGATAGTTTTCATAATGtgcattatttaatgtatttttggtatttttttgcttatattttagtaattaataatttcataacttgGGTGAATTTAGGCTTCAGATGCGGGATTGAGAGCGAAACacgaaagaaaaatgaagaaaaactaGAGTATAGCAGTGGGACGTAGGCGTAGAAGTTGAAGCCCTAGAAGAGTTATCTAAAAACCTATAATTAGACTCTTTATCTTTGGTTTTCAAGAGGAGGAGCTTAGGTGTTATTTTCTATTGATACtttgtttatttacttttctATAGTTTCGTAAACACCTGGCTTTTggttctcttttctttttgctttgaTCGTGTTGTTGATTTGCGATCAGATTCAACCTACTTTAAGATCAAATTGTTGAAGAGACATGTGTTTCAATTGAATAAGATTTCTCTTCTATTCAATCTTTTTCATTGTCGTTCTCATGTTTATGTTATTGTTTGTGGTTGATTGGAATAGTTGACcctttaaaacacaaaaaaaaaaacttttatatttttttttattaaaaatttatacaaatatttatatttcatattttgaaaattacattttatagaaaatataacaatataaattcatttaataaaaaaaattttcaatttcgtcATCAATATTATCTAACATTGCAATTTTTTACCATTCCTCTATTAAATTATTAACCGAAGGTTGGCATACGTGGCTTTTCTATCGGCATTATaacaaatttaacattcaatatttacgtgttctatcaatttgatcttgattctaaaaacttatcaaatttaTTCCTTAACATTTACTCAttctatcaatttcatcacaattctaaaaaaatcaaaaaagaacaaaagtctacataaaagttttcaaaattttaaaaaaattcaggaaaaatataaaatggaaaaaaaataaagtgaattttgtagcaattttgttaattttgaagtttaaggTTTTAATATAGTCTTAACCAAGAGTTAATAACAATGGTCCACCAATACTTAAAACTTGCAtagaagaaaaaattataaaccaACAAAAGAAAGGAATGAAATAAACTACAAAGTCattacaaaagaaaaaatagCAATATGCATCCCACCATTCAACAACCGAACACCTTATACATATGTCAGTGTTATTTAACACAACACTGTTATAGTTATTATAGATTTTGTGATTGCCATTAAAATGGGGGAAATTGCAAAATGAAATTCAAGAGCATAGCTTAATTATTAAGAAATAGAAAACCACTGATGACAAGTGATGAAGTccaaaatacatatatatgaagCATCAAAGGCATCCTAACCGATGACCAAAAAGGAGGCATCAAAGATTAAAACTGGTCGCTTTCCACACATGAACTTCGTATGATATATCTCTAGTAGAAGCAACATCATAAAAAAAATGCTACTACCATTCACCACAACATGCCTTTCCAATTTCATCAACAAAAGGAGGAGGCGACCATCATATCACCATAGCTTTCATCAGCACATAAAATTCAGTATACCAAAAATCTAGAACCTTTCAAAACCATCAGTTGTTACAATTGTATTGAAAGTGCAATAACTATTCAATTAGCCTAACCAACATGCAAGAAACTCACAATTTAGTAACAAACAAGTCAACAACAATTTAGAAGTAAAAATCCATGCCATCCAAATTAAAAATGTTCAAACAAACAAATCCTCAAACCACCCTTCGCCCATCAATAGGTAAAGCTCTCCTCAAAATCAACTTATTAAAATGAAGAATCAATCAAGACTCGGGTTATCAATGCAGACAACAACTTATTAGGCTTACGAAGCCCAAAAGAATGAAAGTATGGTATCTTGAAAGCATTGAATTTGAATGCCTAGTGCAGTCCTTGGTAACAATtcgatgttttttttttcttaatataacAAATGGTAACTactttttcctaatttgatatacaaccttttttttttttcaatttagtatcTAAACTTAACATAGTACCTAAGCTTTTTTtgttcgatttagtacttaaatttGTCAAATGTTATACAAGTTACTAACATACCAGTAGTGTTATTTTTagtcataataatttttttggccctccaactttaaaaaaattattttatcccctcatttaatttttatcctCTTTTAGCTTTTAAACAcgcattttttgtcaaatcactccaaaaatgatagaaaagttaatgtttgttaactttgttagtATTGCATACACGTGGACTGTCACTTAGATGAAACGTCAacagttaattaatttttttaagttttaaaatattaaaaaattgtaatttgtaatagcttttaatgatttttaatttttagaaatagttaattttttaaatttttaaaaattaattaaatgttgacgtGTGTTATCCACATATATGCAATATCagcaaagttaaaaaaatgttaagttttctattaattttggggtaatttgacaaaaaaatacaaatttaagagctaaaaaaagtgaaaatatgaatagagagctaaaatgacttttttttgtaAAACTGGATGACCAAATAAGTCATCTTGCCTTATTTTTATGAAGTAGAAAAACAATCAATGTACACTGACATGacaaatgaaatataatatatatttttttcttttttatgaagTAAAAAAATCCTAAGCCTTCgtctcctttctttttttcttttttttttcgctTTCCCTTATTGTTTCGTTTTTGCTTtagtttctttcaatttctttttctttatttatttattataatataatatatataatatatatacttaacatttaagttttaatattataatattataatatatatttttaactttaaaattttataataatatacttATGCCACCTCATTCATGAGTAATGGCATAATTGTTTTTTTGtccttttagtttttctttaatttataagtCAACTTTCaccatttatacaatttagttcttttacctaattactcttaattcatgcaatttcacctaaccaaaacctaattaagtacacaactaacttcgtaaatatttttaatatatatttacgaGTCTAATTTACGAAAACAGAgtctcaaaaatatattttttgacacCCGTAACTATCGGGTTGTTACAGATTCCTCTGATAATAACAATACTTTTTTTAGAATTGAAGGCTTTATGAAGACTAtgaaatgttttaaatatgtgatcCCTCTTGAATCATTTCTATCATTAACagtcaaaataatttcaatcttaatgaaaagtaaaagttgaacataTTGTTTAGTGAGGGAAAAGAATCttcaaataaatgtaattattcCTGATTAAATTCCATGTCATTTGCCACACGTCGGTCATACGCTAGCTATTTTTCCCCTCATAAAGAACAAACACCGTTAGCATTTTAGGggtaatttgtataacatttaaCAAGTTTAGGTATCAAGTTTAACCCCCCCCACCCAAAATGCTTAAATACCAATTTAGGGAAAAAACATGGTTTTTGGAACCATACTAGTGATTAGACTAATAGTCCAGTTTCAATTAgacaaattatttaaaagttcataaaaataaataaattcaaacgTATACAACCTGGTTCAACCTTCGATTCAACCAGTTTTCATCCTGATTCAGAGCAGTTCATTGTCCAATAAGTTCAATCCCTTTTTTTGGAGTGATATATTGCTCGATCTAACTGTTTAGATTTGTCGACCTGATCTAGTTCCAAAAACTATGGGAAAAATGTCAATTTCATATACCAAATTGGACCAATCAAAGTTgggtaccaaattaagaaaaagtgtcaagttcaATCCCTAAATTTTCGATACCATAAGTTGGtttttttaagtgaaataaattttGAGCAATTCATAATTGGAAGAGAATTATTGAAAGTGAAATATAATGGGTTTTTTAAAGTGAATGTATGGACCAAATTATACATGACGAGAAAGAATAAGTACTAAAACACAAATTTTCCATGAGAAGGGTATTTTAGACTTTTTTAAGAGCTTATAATTAGAATACAATTTTACCTTATTGTTCAATCTAAAGTATAATGTCTTACGATAATCTTATCTAGGTCTCGAGACAAGTAGCCTTTGTCTCGAGAC includes:
- the LOC107949883 gene encoding pectinesterase inhibitor 4, which translates into the protein MSSSSFPLVFIFCFSILLLLMSTSMQTVSAATTNKACLKTYKKFIKSACNSTTYPKVCYKALSPSASAIKTDTNKLCSIALSFTLNATYNASSSIDSLSKMKGLSPSEKQIINDCAETTGEAIYELENSLKALANLQGSDHKADEMSDLKTWVSAALTDEYTCTDEFDGQKVSKAVKNTIKKKVLNLAKLTSNCLALFNLLDY